ACCTTTGATTGCAGAATTTGAAGCGCGTTTTGCCTCTTTTATTTCGGCAGAGCATGCCGTGGCGGTATCCAGCGGCACGTGCGGGCTTCACTTGGCCCTGCGGCTTTTGGGAATCGGCCCCGGAGATGAAGTAATTGTTCCCTCCCTGACGTTCATTGCCACGGTCAATCCTGTTACCTATGTCGGGGCCACGCCTGTAGTTGTAGATGTAACGCCGGATACTTGGACACTGGATCCTGTTAAGACCAAAGAGGCGATAACCCCGCGTACAAAAGCCATTATCCCCGTCCACCTTTACGGTAATCCCGCTGATCTCAATTCCATCTCCAACCTGGCCAACAACTACGGAATATATGTTATCGAAGACGCTGCCGAATCCCTGGGAGCAACTTTTTCCGGAAAAATGACGGGCACATTCGGACACATTGGGGTATTCAGCTTTAACGGCAATAAGGTTATCACAACCGGCAGCGGCGGGATGATTGTCACTGGTGATTCCAAACTAGCGGAACGGGCGAGGGTTTTAGTCAATCAGGGCAGGGAAAAAGAGCAGATGGAATATCTGCATACCGAAATCGGCTATAACTACCGTCTAACTAACCTGCAGGCAGCGCTTGGGCTGGCCCAGTTGGAACGCCTGCCTCAATTTTTAAAAGCCAAAAAAAATATATCAGATATTTACCACAACATGCTTGACTCCCTCCCCGGCGTTATATTCCAGAAGGAACTCCCGGAAGCCCGGAGCAGTTGGTGGCTGACGTCAGTATTAATTGATCCGGAAGAATTCGGCGAGAAAAAAACTGCGCTTATGAAAAGACTCATCTCCTGTGGCATACAGGTCAGGCCGTTTTTTGTTCCGATGCACAGGCAGCCATGTTTTTTAGAAATGTACCTACAGAAAAACAGTATCGCCGACGAACTATATAACAGGGGTATTAATTTACCCAGCGCTACTTTTTTAACTGACGAATCTGTAAGGGAAGTCTGTGATTCAATTGCCCTTGTATCGAAAGCAATCAATATATCAGGAGATGCCTATGGATAAAAAACCGATCGTGATCATCGGGGCGGGTTGCCACGCAAGGGTGGTCGTTGAAATAATCCTCCTGACAAAAAAATTCAAACCGGTTGGCTGCGTTGACCCTCAACCAGAAAACATCCTGACAAGAGATGAGCTACCCTATCTCGGCGATGACAGCGTTCTTGAAAGCCTCTCCGATAAATTCCTCAAATATGCCGCCATGGGCATGGCGGGCTTTAACAACCTGAAAAGAAGAACCCTTTATGAATACTGCCTGTCCAAAGGTTTTAATTTTCCCGTTTTCAAGCACCCGGGTTCAATAATCTCACGGACTGCAAGGCTTGGTCCGGCTACCGTGGTAATGGCCGGGTCAGTTATCAATCCCCGCGCTGTTATAGAAGAAAATGTGATCATCAACTCCGGGGCTATAGTCGAACACGATTGTTTAATCGGACATTCGGCGCAAGTAGGGCCGGGAGCCGTTCTCTGCGGAAACGTAACAGTAAGAGAAAAAGCATTTATCGGCGCAGGCGCCCGGATAATCCAGGGGATCACTATCGGGGAAAGCGCTCTGATCGGCGCCGGGGCGGTTGTTACAAAAGACATACCTGCGGGTGTAACCGTTTTTGGCAATCCTGCGGTAATTGTCCAAAATCCTTCCAGAGGTGTTAAGGCAGTTTGCGCAGGATAATAGCTTTTTCCTCAACGAGGGCCGATTACGGCCTGTTAAAACCAATCCTGAAAAGGATTTCGGACAGCCCTGGCCTCGAGCTCATCCTTATCGTATCCGGCGATCACCTGGCCTCATACAAGGGCGGCACAATTTCGGACATTAAGAAGGACGGTTTTGCCGTTGCCGAAACAGTCCCCTTTACACTAGATTCCGATAATCATGAATCCATCGCCAAGTCTCTCGGCGAGGCAACCGTTAAAATGGCCGCGGTAATCGGGAAATACAAGCCCGATTTTTTGCTTCTTTTGGGAGATCGCTACGAACTCCTTGCCCCCGCTTCCTGCGCCCTGATTTACAGAGTACCGCTCGCTCATATCGCCGGCGGCGAATCAACCGAGGGAGCGCTTGACGAACAGGTACGCCATGCCCTGACAAAGATGGCCCATCTTCATTTTGCTTCCACCTGGGAATATGGGCGCCGGATCAGGCAGATGGGCGAGGAAGCATGGCGGATTCACGTTGTCGGCTCAACCGGAATCGAAAACATTTACTCCTGTGATTATCTTTCACCGTCAGAAATAAAAAACAACTTCGGCATAGATCCCGAAACACCCACCCTGCTGATTACTTTTCACCCGGAAACAATTACCGGCGAAAATGATACGGAGGCTCAGGCGAAAGAAGTTGCGCTGGCCCTGGAGCAATTTCAGGAATACCAGCAGGTGATTACCTATCCCGGTCTGGAAGCAGGCTATCAGGCGGTAGTTCAAATCTGGCAGGATTACGCATTGAATAAAAACAATGTGCTGCTCAAACCAAGTCTGGGCTCACGGGGTTATCTCGGATTGATGCGGATTGCTTCAGCCGTGGTGGGTAATTCCTCAAGCGGCATTATCGAAGCGCCCAGCTTTCACGTTCCAACCGTCAATATAGGTAACCGTCAGAAGGGCAGGATCAGGGCGGAAAGCATCCTGGACGTAAACTGCCGCAAGAAAGACATTGTAAAAGGCCTGCGAAAAGCTTTAACTGATCCGGTATTTCGCGCCGGTCTGCTCCAAACAGTCAACCCTTACGACCCCTTTCAAGACGGAAAGGCGAGTGAAAAAATTATCAGCGTACTTGAACAAATTCCGCTTGGGAGAACTCTTTTAGAAAAGCGCCTTGATTTCCCAGGCCCCGATGAGGTGAGTCTCTAATAATGATTAAAAAGAGCAGGGTTTTTATCATCGCCGAAGCAGGCGTAAATCATAACGGCAGCCTGGACCTGGCTATGCAGATGGTCGATCTTGCCTGTAAAAGCGGAGCGGATGCAGTTAAATTTCAGACCTTTCAAGCCGAAAAAATAGTCACCTCTTTCGCAGAAAGGGCCCAGTACCAGCAAAAGAACATGTCCCATAAAGTTGAAAGCCAGTTGGAAATGCTTAAAAAGCTCGAACTAAGCTTTGATGATTTCAGAAAGCTGAGAGAATATTGCGACCGGCGCGGGATTGCTTTCCTCTCTTCCCCTTTTGACCTGGAAAGTGTTGATTTTCTGGATGGATTAAACCTGGACTGCTTCAAGATTCCCTCCGGAGAAATAACGAATTTGCCGTTATTGCGCCGGATTGGCGGAAAAAAAAAGAAAGTGATCCTGTCTACGGGGATGTCAACTTTGGAAGAAGTTGAAAAAGCCGTCCAAATACTCAAAGGTCCGGGCACCGGGGAAATTACTTTGCTGCACTGCACTTCCAATTACCCAACGCCTCCCGAAGAAGTTAACTTAAAAGCTATGCTCACTCTCAAACAGACGTTCGGCCTGCCTGTAGGTTATTCAGATCACACCATGGGATACGCTGTCCCGATTGCTGCGGTAGCCATGGGAGCCGAAGTAATTGAAAAACATTTTACATTAAGCCGCAAAATGGAGGGCCCTGACCATAAATGTTCCCTGGAACCGGACGAATTAAATAATATGGTGGCAGTTATCCGCCTGGTCGAAAAAAGCCTTGGAAACGGTTTCAAAGCCCCGGTCCCCGACGAAATAAAGACCGCCGCCGCAGCCAGACGCAGCATCGTTTCCAGCAAAAACATCCCGGCCGGCGAAAGAATTACAGAAAACTGCCTGGCGGCAAAACGGCCGGGAACGGGAATATCGCCAATGCTCTGGGATTCTGTAATCGGGCGTAAAGCGTCCGTTGATATACCTGCGGAAACAGTGCTGACCTGGGAAATGGTTGAGGATTCCGAAAGAGGGTGCATATGTGGCCTGGCATAAAAGGGATTTAAAAAAGATTACCGCCCTGCCGGAAGAAAAGCTTTCCGAAGTCCTGCCGCGCATGGATAAGGCAGGTATGCAGGTACTCCTGGTGACCGATTGCGAACGG
The nucleotide sequence above comes from Desulfotomaculum sp.. Encoded proteins:
- a CDS encoding acetyltransferase, encoding MPMDKKPIVIIGAGCHARVVVEIILLTKKFKPVGCVDPQPENILTRDELPYLGDDSVLESLSDKFLKYAAMGMAGFNNLKRRTLYEYCLSKGFNFPVFKHPGSIISRTARLGPATVVMAGSVINPRAVIEENVIINSGAIVEHDCLIGHSAQVGPGAVLCGNVTVREKAFIGAGARIIQGITIGESALIGAGAVVTKDIPAGVTVFGNPAVIVQNPSRGVKAVCAG
- the neuC gene encoding UDP-N-acetylglucosamine 2-epimerase (hydrolyzing), with the protein product MRRIIAFSSTRADYGLLKPILKRISDSPGLELILIVSGDHLASYKGGTISDIKKDGFAVAETVPFTLDSDNHESIAKSLGEATVKMAAVIGKYKPDFLLLLGDRYELLAPASCALIYRVPLAHIAGGESTEGALDEQVRHALTKMAHLHFASTWEYGRRIRQMGEEAWRIHVVGSTGIENIYSCDYLSPSEIKNNFGIDPETPTLLITFHPETITGENDTEAQAKEVALALEQFQEYQQVITYPGLEAGYQAVVQIWQDYALNKNNVLLKPSLGSRGYLGLMRIASAVVGNSSSGIIEAPSFHVPTVNIGNRQKGRIRAESILDVNCRKKDIVKGLRKALTDPVFRAGLLQTVNPYDPFQDGKASEKIISVLEQIPLGRTLLEKRLDFPGPDEVSL
- the neuB gene encoding N-acetylneuraminate synthase, which produces MIKKSRVFIIAEAGVNHNGSLDLAMQMVDLACKSGADAVKFQTFQAEKIVTSFAERAQYQQKNMSHKVESQLEMLKKLELSFDDFRKLREYCDRRGIAFLSSPFDLESVDFLDGLNLDCFKIPSGEITNLPLLRRIGGKKKKVILSTGMSTLEEVEKAVQILKGPGTGEITLLHCTSNYPTPPEEVNLKAMLTLKQTFGLPVGYSDHTMGYAVPIAAVAMGAEVIEKHFTLSRKMEGPDHKCSLEPDELNNMVAVIRLVEKSLGNGFKAPVPDEIKTAAAARRSIVSSKNIPAGERITENCLAAKRPGTGISPMLWDSVIGRKASVDIPAETVLTWEMVEDSERGCICGLA
- a CDS encoding LegC family aminotransferase, translated to MPEIKIPLDWPNIGELEKKYLLEAIDSGFVSSSGPLIAEFEARFASFISAEHAVAVSSGTCGLHLALRLLGIGPGDEVIVPSLTFIATVNPVTYVGATPVVVDVTPDTWTLDPVKTKEAITPRTKAIIPVHLYGNPADLNSISNLANNYGIYVIEDAAESLGATFSGKMTGTFGHIGVFSFNGNKVITTGSGGMIVTGDSKLAERARVLVNQGREKEQMEYLHTEIGYNYRLTNLQAALGLAQLERLPQFLKAKKNISDIYHNMLDSLPGVIFQKELPEARSSWWLTSVLIDPEEFGEKKTALMKRLISCGIQVRPFFVPMHRQPCFLEMYLQKNSIADELYNRGINLPSATFLTDESVREVCDSIALVSKAINISGDAYG